A window from Schistosoma haematobium chromosome 1, whole genome shotgun sequence encodes these proteins:
- the ARL5A gene encoding ADP-ribosylation factor-like protein 5A (EggNog:ENOG410VC7X~COG:U) encodes MMGLLFTKFWRLFNSRDYKVIILGLDNAGKSTILYQFVLKEAVQTSPTIGSNVEEVKWKNLHFVMWDIGGQTSVRASWTTYFAGSDFVILVVDSTDRERLYLTKQELCKLLVAEELKRSKMLVFANKQDVSGCMSVAEISHNLNLTSIRDHPWHVQPCCALTGEGFVIYFGFLSIQFCVHDKYMYFVDFTFTSCTNFRSVYQGFIFITFHGNLHMFKMYEIFHKMTNMSKNQSELCNFCLLQGCWCYETVIILPNVTLLHLPVLQTALHGLHFIYASQPCVLIISEAVKTFI; translated from the exons ATGATGGGCTTATTGTTCACAAAGTTTTGGAGGCTTTTCAACTCTCGAGACTATAAAGTCATAATTTTGGGGTTGGATAATGCTGGAAAATCTACTATTTTGTACCAATTCGTTCTCAAAGAAGCTGTACAGACTTCTCCCACCATTGGAAGCAATGTTGAGGAAGTAAAGTGGAAGAATCTGCATTTCGTAATGTGGGATATTGGTGGACAAACTTCTGTTAGGGCTTCCTGGACCACATACTTTGCAGGCTCAGAC TTTGTCATTTTAGTTGTTGACAGTACAGATCGAGAACGTCTATACCTGACTAAACAGGAGCTGTGTAAACTACTAGTTGCTGAG GAGTTGAAACGCTCGAAAATGTTGGTTTTTGCCAATAAACAAGATGTCTCTGGCTGCATGTCTGTTGCTGAAATCAGTCACAATCTAAACCTTACGTCTATTAGGGACCACCCATGGCATGTACAGCCTTGTTGTGCACTCACAGGAGAAGGGTTCGTCATTTATTTTGGTTTTTTATCCATCCAGTTTTGTGTTCATGACAAGTACATGTATTTTGTTGATTTTACGTTTACTTCATGTACTAATTTTCGTTCCGTTTATCAAGGTTTTATCTTCATTACGTTTCATGGAAACCTACATATGTTTAAAATGTATGAAATATTTCATAAGATGACGAATATGTCCAAAAATCAAAGCGAATTGTGCAACTTTTGCCTGCTTCAAGGTTGCTGGTGTTACGAAACTGTCATCATTTTGCCTAACGTCACGTTATTGCACTTGCCGGTCTTGCAAACTGCTTTACACGGACTACACTTTATCTATGCGTCACAGCCATGCGTTCTGATTATCTCTGAAGCAGTAAAAACATTTATCTAG